The sequence GTTTATCTAGATTGTGATGGGGATTCGCTCGTGTTTAAGGTTGAGCAAGTCGGTAGTGTTGCGTGCCATACAGGAAGAAATAGTTGTTTTTTTAAGAAGTTGGAACGAGATCAGTGGTCTATCACCGAAGAAGTGATCAAAAATGCAGAAGAGATCTACAAAAAAAATGAATGATCTAGAGATATTTAATCGACTCCATGCTTTAATCGTCAGTCGGAAGGAGTTAGCGACGGGTAAATCCTATACAGAAGAATTGTTTCGAAAGGGGCAGGATCATTTGCTCAAAAAGCTCGGTGAGGAGGCGCTTGAAGTCATGATGGCGTCTAAAGATGATGATTCGGATCACGTTGTTAGAGAACTGGCTGATTTATGGTTTCATTCTTTGGTTGTGATGGCTTACCATGATATTTCTATGGGGGATCTGGCAGCCGAGTTAGAGCGACGGGAAGGAATCTCAGGGCTTGAGGAAAAAGCGGGTCGGAAATAAACTTCATGAAATGTTCTGGGTATGACGCAAGATTGTATCTTTTGTAAAATTGTCTCCGGTGGGGTGCCCAGTGATATGCTTTATGAAGATGATGAACTCTTTGTTTTTAAAGATATTAACCCTCAAGCTCCGGTGCATTTGCTCGTAATTCCCAAGAAGCACATCAGTTCACTTGCGGATGTCACCGAAGAAGATTATGGTTTGCTGGGTAGAATGCTGGGCATGGCGCATTTATTCGCGGCAAAAGCAGGGTTAACAAATGGGTTTAGGTCTATTGTGAATACGGGTAAGGTGGGCCGCCAAGATGTATTTCACCTGCACGTTCACGTGTTAGGTGGGGATGCTCCGCTGCCCCCGATGATTTACCGGAATAGTTAAGTTATAGATATAGAGTGAGGGGTTAGTATGATGATGGGATCTTTTAGTATATGGCATTGGGTTATAGTTCTGGTTGTGGTTGTTTTGGTATTCGGCACTAAGAAACTAGCTAATATTGGCTCGGATCTTGGGAAAGCTGTTAAGGGATTTAAAGATGGCGTCAAAGTCAACGAGGAACAGGGCGCTAAGAAAGCCGAGCTGAACGATAAGCAGGATTCGAGCATCGTTATAGAGAATGAGACTAAAGATCGATCCAACGCGTAGCCGATCTGTCTAG is a genomic window of Pseudomonadota bacterium containing:
- a CDS encoding phosphoribosyl-ATP diphosphatase, coding for MNDLEIFNRLHALIVSRKELATGKSYTEELFRKGQDHLLKKLGEEALEVMMASKDDDSDHVVRELADLWFHSLVVMAYHDISMGDLAAELERREGISGLEEKAGRK
- a CDS encoding histidine triad nucleotide-binding protein, translated to MTQDCIFCKIVSGGVPSDMLYEDDELFVFKDINPQAPVHLLVIPKKHISSLADVTEEDYGLLGRMLGMAHLFAAKAGLTNGFRSIVNTGKVGRQDVFHLHVHVLGGDAPLPPMIYRNS
- the tatA gene encoding Sec-independent protein translocase subunit TatA; the protein is MGSFSIWHWVIVLVVVVLVFGTKKLANIGSDLGKAVKGFKDGVKVNEEQGAKKAELNDKQDSSIVIENETKDRSNA